CGCGCCCCATATCTTGATCATCATGACCGACGATTCCGGTTTTTCTAACCTGGAGACGTTCGGCGGGCCGGTGCATTCGCCGACGATGAGCCGCCTGCGCGAGCGGGGCATCGCCTATAATGCGTTTCACACGACGGCGATGTGCTCGCCGACGCGCGCCTCGCTGCTGACCGGTCGCAACCATGAGCGCGTGGGCTCGGGCATCATCGCCGAGTTCGCCAGCGACTTCGACGGCTACGTCGGCGCGGTGCCCCCCTCGGCGGCGGCGCTGCCGCGCATCCTCACCGAATACGGCTACGACAGCGCCGCTTTCGGCAAGTGGCACAATACGCCGATCACCCACCTGACCACGGCCGGGCCGTTCGACCAGTACCCAACAGGGCTGGGCTTCAACTACTTCTACGGCTTTATCGCCGGGGAAACGTCGCAGTACGAACCGCGCCTGTATCGCAATACGACGCCTGTCGAACCGCAGATAGAGCATGGCCAGCCTTATCACCTGACGGAAGACCTGGCGCAGGAAACGATTCAATATATTCGCGGCAACCGCGCGCTCACTCCCGACAAACCGCTGTTCCTCTACTTCGCGCCGGGAGCGGTGCACGGGCCGCATCAAGTGGCCTCCGAATGGGCCGACAAGTACGCGGGCAAGTTCGACGAAGGGTGGGAAGCGCTGCGTGTAGAAACCTTCAAACGCCAGAAAGAGCTGGGCTGGATTCCTGAAGATGCCCAGAATACACCGATCAATCCCACGATGCAGCCCTGGGCAGACGTACCGGAAGACCAGAAAGCTTTTCAGACGCGGTTGATGGAGGTCTTTGCCGGTTTCCTGGAGCACACGGATACACAATATGGCAAGATTATCGACGAGCTGGAAGCGCAGGGCATTCTGGACAATACGCTGATCTTCTACATTGGCTCAGACAACGGCGCCTCGGCCGAAGGGCAGCTGGGCACGATTTCGGAACTGCTGGCTCAGAATCTGATCGATATTGATGTCACCGATCAAATCGCTGTCCTGGAACGCGACTACGGCGGCATACCGGCGTTGGGCGGCCCGCTGCTGGACAATATGTACCATCATGGCTGGGCCTGGGCCGGGGACACGCCCTTTAAGTCGACCAAGCTGGTGGCGGCCCATTTTGGCGGCACGCGTACGCCGTTGGTCATCTCCTGGCCGGAGAAGATCAAAGCGGACCAGACGCCACGCCCGCAGTTTCACCACGTGAATGACATCGCGACTACCATCTATGACATCCTGGATATCGACCCGC
This Chloroflexota bacterium DNA region includes the following protein-coding sequences:
- a CDS encoding arylsulfatase, producing the protein MIIMTDDSGFSNLETFGGPVHSPTMSRLRERGIAYNAFHTTAMCSPTRASLLTGRNHERVGSGIIAEFASDFDGYVGAVPPSAAALPRILTEYGYDSAAFGKWHNTPITHLTTAGPFDQYPTGLGFNYFYGFIAGETSQYEPRLYRNTTPVEPQIEHGQPYHLTEDLAQETIQYIRGNRALTPDKPLFLYFAPGAVHGPHQVASEWADKYAGKFDEGWEALRVETFKRQKELGWIPEDAQNTPINPTMQPWADVPEDQKAFQTRLMEVFAGFLEHTDTQYGKIIDELEAQGILDNTLIFYIGSDNGASAEGQLGTISELLAQNLIDIDVTDQIAVLERDYGGIPALGGPLLDNMYHHGWAWAGDTPFKSTKLVAAHFGGTRTPLVISWPEKIKADQTPRPQFHHVNDIATTIYDILDIDPPFAVDGFEQDVLDGVSMAYSFDDPQAEGQKSVQYFDIYASRGVYQDGWYACAFGPREPWNRMAANIAEWNPDDDVWELYNLDEDYSQANDLAAQMPEKLQAMKDLFTMQATENKVFPIGAAFYTSVLHPEEIRSSTLREWTFFSGQTRIPESMAPKFVSGFSSLAKIDLDVPQAAAGVLFCVGGIGGGFTVYMDDGHLCAEYNTISVERYKVRSDEPVAAGRRQIEVELLFDERVPQSPATLTFRVDGKQVGQGRIERSVMAGFTASETFDIGIDLGSPVSLDYHERAPFAFNGAIEKVNFRYIDDSERVIRPFLSTIGVL